In Ananas comosus cultivar F153 linkage group 10, ASM154086v1, whole genome shotgun sequence, the following proteins share a genomic window:
- the LOC109716883 gene encoding EGF domain-specific O-linked N-acetylglucosamine transferase-like — protein MKMGHEMKLLRFFSRIELQKVGFAIGTGCLLVSLIYVSVFKFDVVSLLNSTSSSALSASPSNHRVEDIVCSQQFDERSEDSILGKKLMCNFSSSRTDICEIEGDVRILGKNSSIFLVDSREIYDPCGDETWWIKPYPRKSDKEAMRNVGELTLRSLNSLEDAPRCTDRHHEPAIVFSVRGYTKNYFHAFTDVLVPLFETSYDFNREVRFLVTDFRPKWMNRFLPIFKNLSRYDVINLDKDDRVLCFPRAIVGLRRHADLSVDPSPSPKGYSMVDFVRFMRRVYSLKRDSVVGTKRPRLLIITREETRKFVNTKDIVHLATEMGYEVVVSEGQADLAQFSRVVNSCDVMMGVHGAGLTNIVFLPTNAVLIQIVPWGGLNWAARICFEEPSKEMKLKYLEYSISEEESTVIGQYMRNHSVFKDPGSIRKQGWNALKEVFLDKQDVNLDLRRFKPVLERALELVHTHSRE, from the exons ATGAAAATGGGGCATGAAATGAAGCTCCTGAGGTTCTTCAGCAGGATTGAGCTGCAAAAGGTCGGTTTCGCGATCGGCACGGGGTGTCTTCTAGTCTCATTGATATATGTTTCGGTGTTCAAGTTCGACGTAGTTTCGTTGC TGAATTCAACATCATCATCTGCTTTGAGTGCATCCCCTTCGAATCATCGAGTCGAAGATATAGTTTGTTCTCAGCAATTCG ATGAAAGAAGCGAAGATTCGATTCTCGGGAAGAAGCTGATGTGCAATTTCTCGAGCAGTAGAACAGATATATGCGAAATCGAAGGAGATGTGAGAATCCTGGGGAAAAACTCATCCATTTTTTTAGTCGATTCGCGAGAAATATACGATCCGTGTGGAGATGAAACATGGTGGATCAAACCTTATCCGCGCAAGTCGGATAAAGAAGCCATGAGGAATGTTGGGGAATTGACATTGAGATCATTGAATTCTCTCGAAGACGCCCCTCGATGCACCGATCGTCATCACGAGCCTGCTATCGTGTTCTCGGTTCGCGGTTACACGAAGAATTACTTCCACGCCTTCACCGACGTGCTCGTCCCTCTCTTTGAAACTTCTTACGACTTTAACCGGGAGGTCCGGTTTCTCGTCACGGATTTTAGGCCCAAGTGGATGAACAGGTTCCTTCCGATATTCAAGAATCTCTCGCGGTACGACGTGATCAACCTCGATAAGGACGACAGAGTTCTTTGCTTCCCTCGTGCCATCGTCGGTTTGAGACGCCACGCCGACCTCAGCGTCGACCCTTCTCCGTCGCCTAAGGGCTATTCAATGGTCGACTTTGTGAGATTCATGCGGCGCGTATATTCGCTCAAGAGAGACTCGGTGGTCGGAACTAAAAGGCCAAGGTTGCTGATCATCACAAGGGAGGAGACGAGAAAATTCGTGAACACAAAGGATATAGTTCACTTGGCGACGGAAATGGGCTACGAAGTGGTGGTATCAGAGGGTCAAGCAGATTTGGCTCAATTCTCGCGAGTCGTGAACTCATGCGACGTGATGATGGGTGTTCACGGAGCGGGCCTAACGAACATCGTTTTCCTCCCGACGAACGCGGTTTTGATCCAGATAGTCCCCTGGGGGGGACTAAACTGGGCCGCGAGGATCTGCTTCGAAGAACCATCAAAGGAAATGAAGTTGAAGTACTTGGAGTATAGTATCAGCGAAGAGGAGAGCACTGTTATAGGACAGTACATGCGAAATCACTCCGTGTTTAAAGATCCCGGTTCGATTCGCAAGCAAGGTTGGAATGCTTTGAAGGAAGTGTTCCTGGATAAGCAAGATGTGAATTTGGATCTGAGGAGGTTTAAGCCTGTTTTAGAGAGAGCTCTTGAGCTTGTCCATACACATAGTAGAGAGTAA
- the LOC109716728 gene encoding protein O-linked-mannose beta-1,4-N-acetylglucosaminyltransferase 2-like isoform X1: protein MGEVKVVKTISRALSQSHVGFALFGFFLVILTYFTVFEQFSTRPPNALLRTSPAVSAQMNPKEQETDALKKDDGIKLEEKPTPAVDFHGEEDNKNTENDRRIEDHENHKEPEDAEKKDGVDSKQFGHEPEKKEENDSKQFGGGTEHPNQQPEKKDETEVKQFAGGGTENRQRPPQNKPLCDTADPRSDVCDMEGDIRTHGISSSILFVPPYPVSNPEPHEWKIKPYSRKFMNGIKEVSVKQLHGPQEAPACSVRQSIPAVVFYLGGLTGNYWHDFTDVIIPLFIEARQFDGEVQFLITNIQGWWIGKYHMILKQLSRYDIIDLDKDLQIRCYPRMIVGIRSHKEFSIEPSRAPNGLSMVDFRKFMRIAYSLDRDYPIKLRENVGSKKPRLLLIARGLSRRFTNVEEIVKSAERLGFEVEVVDAKFNVNIAEFAKVVNSCDVMVGVHGAGLTNCVFLPTNAVMIQVVPYGKLEHMAKIDFGEPAIDMQLKYVEYSISAEESTLMDMFGKDHPIIKDPMAIHRSGWEKVGEFYLGKQDIKLDVNRFAPTLLKAIDLLKE from the exons atggGGGAGGTGAAGGTGGTGAAAACCATAAGCAGGGCTTTATCTCAGAGCCATGTTGGCTTTGCTCTGTTTGGGTTCTTCTTGGTCATCCTCACATATTTCACAGTTTTTGAGCAGTTCTCAACTAGGCCCCCTAATG CACTTTTGCGAACTTCGCCGGCGGTTTCGGCGCAAATGAATCCAAAGGAGCAGGAAACAGATGCTCTGAAGAAGGATGATGGGATTAAACTGGAGGAGAAACCAACACCTGCTGTGGATTTTCATGGTGAAGAGGACAATAAGAACACAG AGAATGATAGAAGAATAGAAGATCATGAGAACCACAAGGAGCCTGAAGATGCTGAAAAGAAAGATGGAGTTGATTCCAAGCAATTTG GCCACGAACccgagaagaaggaagaaaacgATTCCAAGCAATTCG GCGGAGGAACCGAGCATCCGAACCAACAGCCTGAGAAGAAGGACGAAACCGAGGTCAAGCAATTCG CAGGCGGAGGGACGGAGAATCGGCAGCGGCCGCCTCAGAACAAGCCGTTATGCGACACGGCCGATCCGCGATCGGACGTGTGCGACATGGAAGGCGACATTCGGACGCACGGGATCTCCTCCTCTATCCTGTTCGTCCCTCCCTACCCTGTCTCCAATCCGGAGCCCCATGAATGGAAGATCAAACCGTACTCGCGAAAGTTCATGAATGGTATCAAGGAAGTCAGTGTGAAGCAGCTGCACGGCCCGCAGGAAGCCCCTGCTTGTTCTGTCAGGCAGAGCATTCCTGCCGTAGTTTTCTACCTCGGCGGCCTCACGGGCAACTACTGGCACGACTTCACCGATGTTATAATTCCGCTCTTCATCGAGGCTCGACAATTCGACGGAGAGGTTCAATTTCTCATCACCAACATTCAGGGTTGGTGGATTGGCAAGTACCACATGATCCTCAAGCAGCTGTCACGGTACGACATTATCGACCTAGATAAGGATTTGCAGATTCGGTGCTACCCGCGCATGATCGTCGGGATCAGAAGCCACAAGGAGTTCAGCATCGAGCCCTCGCGGGCTCCGAACGGACTATCCATGGTCGATTTCCGAAAGTTCATGAGGATAGCCTATTCTTTGGATAGGGACTATCCGATCAAGCTGCGCGAGAACGTCGGCAGCAAGAAGCCGAGGCTGCTGCTCATCGCGAGGGGGCTCAGTCGGAGATTCACCAATGTGGAGGAAATCGTGAAGTCCGCAGAGAGGCTAGGGTTCGAGGTCGAGGTCGTGGACGCGAAGTTCAACGTGAACATCGCGGAATTCGCGAAGGTCGTGAACTCGTGCGACGTCATGGTAGGCGTCCACGGGGCCGGCCTGACGAACTGCGTTTTCCTGCCGACGAACGCGGTTATGATCCAAGTAGTCCCCTACGGGAAGCTCGAGCACATGGCGAAGATCGATTTCGGCGAGCCTGCGATCGACATGCAGCTGAAGTACGTCGAGTACAGCATAAGCGCTGAGGAGAGTACACTGATGGACATGTTTGGGAAGGATCATCCTATCATCAAAGATCCAATGGCAATCCACAGGAGTGGATGGGAAAAGGTTGGGGAATTTTATCTTGGAAAGCAGGATATAAAGCTTGATGTGAATAGGTTTGCTCCCACTCTATTGAAAGCCATTGATCTCCTCAAAGAATAG
- the LOC109716728 gene encoding protein O-linked-mannose beta-1,4-N-acetylglucosaminyltransferase 2-like isoform X3, which yields MGEVKVVKTISRALSQSHVGFALFGFFLVILTYFTVFEQFSTRPPNALLRTSPAVSAQMNPKEQETDALKKDDGIKLEEKPTPAVDFHGEEDNKNTENDRRIEDHENHKEPEDAEKKDGVDSKQFGHEPEKKEENDSKQFGGGTENRQRPPQNKPLCDTADPRSDVCDMEGDIRTHGISSSILFVPPYPVSNPEPHEWKIKPYSRKFMNGIKEVSVKQLHGPQEAPACSVRQSIPAVVFYLGGLTGNYWHDFTDVIIPLFIEARQFDGEVQFLITNIQGWWIGKYHMILKQLSRYDIIDLDKDLQIRCYPRMIVGIRSHKEFSIEPSRAPNGLSMVDFRKFMRIAYSLDRDYPIKLRENVGSKKPRLLLIARGLSRRFTNVEEIVKSAERLGFEVEVVDAKFNVNIAEFAKVVNSCDVMVGVHGAGLTNCVFLPTNAVMIQVVPYGKLEHMAKIDFGEPAIDMQLKYVEYSISAEESTLMDMFGKDHPIIKDPMAIHRSGWEKVGEFYLGKQDIKLDVNRFAPTLLKAIDLLKE from the exons atggGGGAGGTGAAGGTGGTGAAAACCATAAGCAGGGCTTTATCTCAGAGCCATGTTGGCTTTGCTCTGTTTGGGTTCTTCTTGGTCATCCTCACATATTTCACAGTTTTTGAGCAGTTCTCAACTAGGCCCCCTAATG CACTTTTGCGAACTTCGCCGGCGGTTTCGGCGCAAATGAATCCAAAGGAGCAGGAAACAGATGCTCTGAAGAAGGATGATGGGATTAAACTGGAGGAGAAACCAACACCTGCTGTGGATTTTCATGGTGAAGAGGACAATAAGAACACAG AGAATGATAGAAGAATAGAAGATCATGAGAACCACAAGGAGCCTGAAGATGCTGAAAAGAAAGATGGAGTTGATTCCAAGCAATTTG GCCACGAACccgagaagaaggaagaaaacgATTCCAAGCAATTCG GCGGAGGGACGGAGAATCGGCAGCGGCCGCCTCAGAACAAGCCGTTATGCGACACGGCCGATCCGCGATCGGACGTGTGCGACATGGAAGGCGACATTCGGACGCACGGGATCTCCTCCTCTATCCTGTTCGTCCCTCCCTACCCTGTCTCCAATCCGGAGCCCCATGAATGGAAGATCAAACCGTACTCGCGAAAGTTCATGAATGGTATCAAGGAAGTCAGTGTGAAGCAGCTGCACGGCCCGCAGGAAGCCCCTGCTTGTTCTGTCAGGCAGAGCATTCCTGCCGTAGTTTTCTACCTCGGCGGCCTCACGGGCAACTACTGGCACGACTTCACCGATGTTATAATTCCGCTCTTCATCGAGGCTCGACAATTCGACGGAGAGGTTCAATTTCTCATCACCAACATTCAGGGTTGGTGGATTGGCAAGTACCACATGATCCTCAAGCAGCTGTCACGGTACGACATTATCGACCTAGATAAGGATTTGCAGATTCGGTGCTACCCGCGCATGATCGTCGGGATCAGAAGCCACAAGGAGTTCAGCATCGAGCCCTCGCGGGCTCCGAACGGACTATCCATGGTCGATTTCCGAAAGTTCATGAGGATAGCCTATTCTTTGGATAGGGACTATCCGATCAAGCTGCGCGAGAACGTCGGCAGCAAGAAGCCGAGGCTGCTGCTCATCGCGAGGGGGCTCAGTCGGAGATTCACCAATGTGGAGGAAATCGTGAAGTCCGCAGAGAGGCTAGGGTTCGAGGTCGAGGTCGTGGACGCGAAGTTCAACGTGAACATCGCGGAATTCGCGAAGGTCGTGAACTCGTGCGACGTCATGGTAGGCGTCCACGGGGCCGGCCTGACGAACTGCGTTTTCCTGCCGACGAACGCGGTTATGATCCAAGTAGTCCCCTACGGGAAGCTCGAGCACATGGCGAAGATCGATTTCGGCGAGCCTGCGATCGACATGCAGCTGAAGTACGTCGAGTACAGCATAAGCGCTGAGGAGAGTACACTGATGGACATGTTTGGGAAGGATCATCCTATCATCAAAGATCCAATGGCAATCCACAGGAGTGGATGGGAAAAGGTTGGGGAATTTTATCTTGGAAAGCAGGATATAAAGCTTGATGTGAATAGGTTTGCTCCCACTCTATTGAAAGCCATTGATCTCCTCAAAGAATAG
- the LOC109716728 gene encoding protein O-linked-mannose beta-1,4-N-acetylglucosaminyltransferase 2-like isoform X2 gives MGEVKVVKTISRALSQSHVGFALFGFFLVILTYFTVFEQFSTRPPNALLRTSPAVSAQMNPKEQETDALKKDDGIKLEEKPTPAVDFHGEEDNKNTENDRRIEDHENHKEPEDAEKKDGVDSKQFGHEPEKKEENDSKQFGGGTEHPNQQPEKKDETEVKQFGGGTENRQRPPQNKPLCDTADPRSDVCDMEGDIRTHGISSSILFVPPYPVSNPEPHEWKIKPYSRKFMNGIKEVSVKQLHGPQEAPACSVRQSIPAVVFYLGGLTGNYWHDFTDVIIPLFIEARQFDGEVQFLITNIQGWWIGKYHMILKQLSRYDIIDLDKDLQIRCYPRMIVGIRSHKEFSIEPSRAPNGLSMVDFRKFMRIAYSLDRDYPIKLRENVGSKKPRLLLIARGLSRRFTNVEEIVKSAERLGFEVEVVDAKFNVNIAEFAKVVNSCDVMVGVHGAGLTNCVFLPTNAVMIQVVPYGKLEHMAKIDFGEPAIDMQLKYVEYSISAEESTLMDMFGKDHPIIKDPMAIHRSGWEKVGEFYLGKQDIKLDVNRFAPTLLKAIDLLKE, from the exons atggGGGAGGTGAAGGTGGTGAAAACCATAAGCAGGGCTTTATCTCAGAGCCATGTTGGCTTTGCTCTGTTTGGGTTCTTCTTGGTCATCCTCACATATTTCACAGTTTTTGAGCAGTTCTCAACTAGGCCCCCTAATG CACTTTTGCGAACTTCGCCGGCGGTTTCGGCGCAAATGAATCCAAAGGAGCAGGAAACAGATGCTCTGAAGAAGGATGATGGGATTAAACTGGAGGAGAAACCAACACCTGCTGTGGATTTTCATGGTGAAGAGGACAATAAGAACACAG AGAATGATAGAAGAATAGAAGATCATGAGAACCACAAGGAGCCTGAAGATGCTGAAAAGAAAGATGGAGTTGATTCCAAGCAATTTG GCCACGAACccgagaagaaggaagaaaacgATTCCAAGCAATTCG GCGGAGGAACCGAGCATCCGAACCAACAGCCTGAGAAGAAGGACGAAACCGAGGTCAAGCAATTCG GCGGAGGGACGGAGAATCGGCAGCGGCCGCCTCAGAACAAGCCGTTATGCGACACGGCCGATCCGCGATCGGACGTGTGCGACATGGAAGGCGACATTCGGACGCACGGGATCTCCTCCTCTATCCTGTTCGTCCCTCCCTACCCTGTCTCCAATCCGGAGCCCCATGAATGGAAGATCAAACCGTACTCGCGAAAGTTCATGAATGGTATCAAGGAAGTCAGTGTGAAGCAGCTGCACGGCCCGCAGGAAGCCCCTGCTTGTTCTGTCAGGCAGAGCATTCCTGCCGTAGTTTTCTACCTCGGCGGCCTCACGGGCAACTACTGGCACGACTTCACCGATGTTATAATTCCGCTCTTCATCGAGGCTCGACAATTCGACGGAGAGGTTCAATTTCTCATCACCAACATTCAGGGTTGGTGGATTGGCAAGTACCACATGATCCTCAAGCAGCTGTCACGGTACGACATTATCGACCTAGATAAGGATTTGCAGATTCGGTGCTACCCGCGCATGATCGTCGGGATCAGAAGCCACAAGGAGTTCAGCATCGAGCCCTCGCGGGCTCCGAACGGACTATCCATGGTCGATTTCCGAAAGTTCATGAGGATAGCCTATTCTTTGGATAGGGACTATCCGATCAAGCTGCGCGAGAACGTCGGCAGCAAGAAGCCGAGGCTGCTGCTCATCGCGAGGGGGCTCAGTCGGAGATTCACCAATGTGGAGGAAATCGTGAAGTCCGCAGAGAGGCTAGGGTTCGAGGTCGAGGTCGTGGACGCGAAGTTCAACGTGAACATCGCGGAATTCGCGAAGGTCGTGAACTCGTGCGACGTCATGGTAGGCGTCCACGGGGCCGGCCTGACGAACTGCGTTTTCCTGCCGACGAACGCGGTTATGATCCAAGTAGTCCCCTACGGGAAGCTCGAGCACATGGCGAAGATCGATTTCGGCGAGCCTGCGATCGACATGCAGCTGAAGTACGTCGAGTACAGCATAAGCGCTGAGGAGAGTACACTGATGGACATGTTTGGGAAGGATCATCCTATCATCAAAGATCCAATGGCAATCCACAGGAGTGGATGGGAAAAGGTTGGGGAATTTTATCTTGGAAAGCAGGATATAAAGCTTGATGTGAATAGGTTTGCTCCCACTCTATTGAAAGCCATTGATCTCCTCAAAGAATAG
- the LOC109716462 gene encoding uncharacterized protein LOC109716462 isoform X1, translated as MCFPHLSLSVALSLSPNSSIIHHWANSDFKISANSNYHHKKIRQENRMASAAYSRRLKLLARERKPTKQDAKSVKSFSKIEPKKIGIGLVSACLLGLLTYASLLKFFDSEDLPNFTNTTTISVTDEASAAPIDEREIGMKNETIESESGTVEEDDFVQQEEEITPSRESDSDSSSATKDSSDISATTSDEDIGIVEDSSKSNTSQIVQNFRTIKPESKITCDDKSIDEGFPYARPVFCEMTGDVRISPKNSSVFFVTSSEGIEEERRIYPYARNDDYLIPKVREVILKPVNADHETPSCTAIHDVPVVVFSVSGYTGNFFHDVADVLIPLFMTSRQFGGEVQFVVANYDKRFLRKYEPVLKKLSRYETINFDTDESVHCFRHAFLGLIRDRDLIINHHPTRNPRGYSMPDFTEFLRGAFSLRRAAPSVLGEQHRKRPRMLVISRTGTRKLTNIRQVAAMSEELGFEVIISEARADVRRFAQVVNYCDVLLAVHGAGLANEIFLPPGAVVIQIVPWGKMEWMAENFYGKPAREMKLKYLEYYIAKEESSLMKKYPRNHIVFRNPMAIHGQGWKALSEVIMAQDVKINLRRFRPTLLEAIDLLQE; from the exons ATGTGCtttccccatctctctctctctgtagctctctctctctcacctaaCAGTTCAATAATACACCACTGGGCCAACTCAGATTTCAAAATCAGTGCAAATTCAAATTatcatcataaaaaaataaggcAA GAAAATAGAATGGCTTCTGCTGCATACAGCAGAAGACTGAAGCTTCTTGCAAGGGAGAGGAAACCAACAAAGCAAGATGCAAAATCAGTGAAGAGTTTCAGTAAAATCGAGCCGAAAAAGATCGGCATCGGATTGGTTTCGGCATGTCTTTTGGGTTTACTCACCTATGCCTCTCTGTTGAAGTTCTTCGACAGCGAAGATCTGCCGAATTTTA CAAATACTACTACAATTTCAGTGACAGATGAGGCTTCTGCGGCTCCGATCGATGAAAGAG AGAttggaatgaaaaatgaaactatTGAGAGCGAATCGGGCACTGTCGAAGAGGATGATTTTGTGCAGCAGGAGGAGGAGATTACACCCTCTAGggaatctgattctgattcttcTTCTGCAACAAAAGATTCTTCAGATATTAGTGCTACAACATCAG ATGAAGATATTGGAATTGTGGAGGACTCCTCAAAGAGTAACACCTCACAAATAG TTCAAAATTTTCGAACCATCAAGCCTGAGAGTAAGATCACTTGTGATGATAAGAGCATAGATGAGGGTTTTCCGTATGCGAGGCCGGTATTCTGCGAAATGACCGGAGATGTTCGGATTAGCCCGAAGAATTCTTCCGTGTTCTTCGTGACTTCGTCAGAAGGAATTGAAGAGGAGCGTCGGATATACCCGTATGCGCGAAACGACGACTATCTCATCCCCAAAGTCCGCGAAGTGATCTTGAAACCAGTGAATGCCGATCACGAAACACCCAGTTGCACCGCGATTCATGACGTACCCGTGGTGGTCTTCTCCGTCTCCGGTTACACCGGAAACTTCTTCCACGACGTGGCCGACGTGCTGATCCCTCTCTTCATGACTTCGCGGCAGTTCGGAGGAGAAGTGCAGTTTGTCGTCGCGAATTACGACAAGCGGTTCCTGCGCAAGTACGAGCCGGTCCTGAAGAAGCTCTCGCGCTACGAGACTATCAACTTCGATACCGACGAAAGTGTCCACTGCTTTCGGCACGCGTTTTTAGGATTGATAAGAGACAGGGACCTGATCATCAATCACCACCCGACACGGAATCCGAGGGGCTACTCGATGCCCGACTTCACCGAATTCCTGCGCGGCGCGTTCTCGCTCAGGAGGGCCGCGCCGTCGGTCCTCGGCGAGCAGCACAGGAAGAGACCGCGAATGTTGGTGATCTCGAGGACTGGGACGCGGAAGCTGACGAACATACGCCAGGTGGCGGCGATGTCGGAGGAGCTAGGATTCGAGGTGATCATCTCGGAGGCGCGCGCGGACGTGCGGCGGTTCGCGCAGGTGGTGAACTACTGCGACGTGCTTCTGGCGGTCCACGGTGCGGGACTGGCGAACGAAATCTTTCTGCCGCCGGGGGCGGTCGTGATTCAGATAGTCCCGTGGGGAAAGATGGAATGGATGGCAGAAAACTTTTACGGGAAGCCGGCGCGGGAGATGAAGCTGAAGTACCTGGAGTACTACATTGCGAAAGAGGAGAGTAGTTTGATGAAGAAGTATCCGCGGAACCACATTGTGTTCAGGAACCCCATGGCAATCCATGGGCAGGGTTGGAAAGCTCTGAGTGAGGTGATCATGGCACAAGATGTGAAGATCAACTTGAGGAGGTTTAGGCCTACTTTGTTGGAAGCTATTGACCTTCTCCAAGAGTAG
- the LOC109716462 gene encoding uncharacterized protein LOC109716462 isoform X2: MASAAYSRRLKLLARERKPTKQDAKSVKSFSKIEPKKIGIGLVSACLLGLLTYASLLKFFDSEDLPNFTNTTTISVTDEASAAPIDEREIGMKNETIESESGTVEEDDFVQQEEEITPSRESDSDSSSATKDSSDISATTSDEDIGIVEDSSKSNTSQIVQNFRTIKPESKITCDDKSIDEGFPYARPVFCEMTGDVRISPKNSSVFFVTSSEGIEEERRIYPYARNDDYLIPKVREVILKPVNADHETPSCTAIHDVPVVVFSVSGYTGNFFHDVADVLIPLFMTSRQFGGEVQFVVANYDKRFLRKYEPVLKKLSRYETINFDTDESVHCFRHAFLGLIRDRDLIINHHPTRNPRGYSMPDFTEFLRGAFSLRRAAPSVLGEQHRKRPRMLVISRTGTRKLTNIRQVAAMSEELGFEVIISEARADVRRFAQVVNYCDVLLAVHGAGLANEIFLPPGAVVIQIVPWGKMEWMAENFYGKPAREMKLKYLEYYIAKEESSLMKKYPRNHIVFRNPMAIHGQGWKALSEVIMAQDVKINLRRFRPTLLEAIDLLQE; this comes from the exons ATGGCTTCTGCTGCATACAGCAGAAGACTGAAGCTTCTTGCAAGGGAGAGGAAACCAACAAAGCAAGATGCAAAATCAGTGAAGAGTTTCAGTAAAATCGAGCCGAAAAAGATCGGCATCGGATTGGTTTCGGCATGTCTTTTGGGTTTACTCACCTATGCCTCTCTGTTGAAGTTCTTCGACAGCGAAGATCTGCCGAATTTTA CAAATACTACTACAATTTCAGTGACAGATGAGGCTTCTGCGGCTCCGATCGATGAAAGAG AGAttggaatgaaaaatgaaactatTGAGAGCGAATCGGGCACTGTCGAAGAGGATGATTTTGTGCAGCAGGAGGAGGAGATTACACCCTCTAGggaatctgattctgattcttcTTCTGCAACAAAAGATTCTTCAGATATTAGTGCTACAACATCAG ATGAAGATATTGGAATTGTGGAGGACTCCTCAAAGAGTAACACCTCACAAATAG TTCAAAATTTTCGAACCATCAAGCCTGAGAGTAAGATCACTTGTGATGATAAGAGCATAGATGAGGGTTTTCCGTATGCGAGGCCGGTATTCTGCGAAATGACCGGAGATGTTCGGATTAGCCCGAAGAATTCTTCCGTGTTCTTCGTGACTTCGTCAGAAGGAATTGAAGAGGAGCGTCGGATATACCCGTATGCGCGAAACGACGACTATCTCATCCCCAAAGTCCGCGAAGTGATCTTGAAACCAGTGAATGCCGATCACGAAACACCCAGTTGCACCGCGATTCATGACGTACCCGTGGTGGTCTTCTCCGTCTCCGGTTACACCGGAAACTTCTTCCACGACGTGGCCGACGTGCTGATCCCTCTCTTCATGACTTCGCGGCAGTTCGGAGGAGAAGTGCAGTTTGTCGTCGCGAATTACGACAAGCGGTTCCTGCGCAAGTACGAGCCGGTCCTGAAGAAGCTCTCGCGCTACGAGACTATCAACTTCGATACCGACGAAAGTGTCCACTGCTTTCGGCACGCGTTTTTAGGATTGATAAGAGACAGGGACCTGATCATCAATCACCACCCGACACGGAATCCGAGGGGCTACTCGATGCCCGACTTCACCGAATTCCTGCGCGGCGCGTTCTCGCTCAGGAGGGCCGCGCCGTCGGTCCTCGGCGAGCAGCACAGGAAGAGACCGCGAATGTTGGTGATCTCGAGGACTGGGACGCGGAAGCTGACGAACATACGCCAGGTGGCGGCGATGTCGGAGGAGCTAGGATTCGAGGTGATCATCTCGGAGGCGCGCGCGGACGTGCGGCGGTTCGCGCAGGTGGTGAACTACTGCGACGTGCTTCTGGCGGTCCACGGTGCGGGACTGGCGAACGAAATCTTTCTGCCGCCGGGGGCGGTCGTGATTCAGATAGTCCCGTGGGGAAAGATGGAATGGATGGCAGAAAACTTTTACGGGAAGCCGGCGCGGGAGATGAAGCTGAAGTACCTGGAGTACTACATTGCGAAAGAGGAGAGTAGTTTGATGAAGAAGTATCCGCGGAACCACATTGTGTTCAGGAACCCCATGGCAATCCATGGGCAGGGTTGGAAAGCTCTGAGTGAGGTGATCATGGCACAAGATGTGAAGATCAACTTGAGGAGGTTTAGGCCTACTTTGTTGGAAGCTATTGACCTTCTCCAAGAGTAG